The following proteins come from a genomic window of Tepidiforma thermophila:
- a CDS encoding phosphotransferase family protein, with protein sequence MEDALARYLASRLEANDVRVTNLLRIPGGASRETWMFDAEWTAPSGERQTAAFVLRKDPPASLLETDREAEYAFYSAFWGSDVPVPRMRWLENDASILGGPFFIMERILGCESATSKIIAPPYTAVHPQLAENMYRILAAIATFDWRGTPIERVAEPPTPETAWQRELDHWERILDTEAMEPQPIMKAAIRWLRANPPPPAQRISVVHGDYRVGNFLYREDGNIDGIVDWEMAHLGDPLEDLAWSFNQSWHWAKDGRPGGIVDRATAIAHWERYSGLRADPEALYWWEVFSHVKCQGIWVTGARSFQEGRTNELILPLVAYSLINAQDQYLLRTLGRLP encoded by the coding sequence GTGGAAGACGCACTCGCACGCTACCTCGCATCCCGGCTCGAGGCGAACGATGTCCGGGTCACGAACTTGCTCCGCATCCCGGGCGGCGCCTCCCGCGAGACCTGGATGTTTGATGCCGAATGGACCGCCCCGTCCGGGGAGCGGCAGACGGCAGCCTTCGTGCTCCGCAAGGACCCGCCGGCATCCCTGCTGGAGACCGACCGCGAGGCCGAGTACGCCTTCTACTCTGCGTTCTGGGGAAGCGACGTGCCCGTCCCCCGGATGCGCTGGCTGGAGAACGATGCCTCCATCCTCGGGGGGCCGTTCTTCATCATGGAGCGCATCCTCGGCTGCGAGTCGGCGACCTCAAAGATCATCGCGCCGCCCTACACCGCCGTGCATCCGCAGCTCGCCGAGAACATGTACCGCATCCTCGCCGCCATCGCGACCTTCGACTGGCGCGGCACGCCGATCGAGCGCGTGGCCGAGCCGCCCACACCCGAAACGGCCTGGCAGCGCGAACTTGATCACTGGGAGCGCATCCTCGATACCGAGGCGATGGAGCCGCAACCCATCATGAAGGCCGCCATCCGCTGGCTCCGCGCCAATCCCCCGCCGCCTGCGCAGCGTATCAGTGTTGTCCACGGCGACTACCGGGTCGGCAACTTCCTCTACCGCGAAGACGGCAACATCGACGGCATCGTCGACTGGGAGATGGCCCACCTGGGCGACCCCCTGGAAGACCTCGCCTGGTCATTCAACCAGTCGTGGCACTGGGCCAAAGACGGACGTCCCGGCGGCATCGTTGACCGTGCGACCGCCATCGCCCACTGGGAGCGGTATAGCGGCCTCCGCGCTGACCCCGAGGCCCTCTACTGGTGGGAGGTCTTCAGCCACGTGAAGTGCCAGGGCATCTGGGTCACGGGTGCCCGCTCGTTCCAGGAGGGCCGCACCAACGAACTCATCCTGCCCCTCGTCGCCTACTCGCTGATCAACGCACAGGACCAGTACCTCCTGCGCACCCTCGGGAGGCTCCCGTGA
- a CDS encoding NUDIX hydrolase, whose protein sequence is MREQIRRLLQAYEPTRQQPDPPLPPAGVLLLLHDRPGGPHIIFQKRTDHVRDHKGQVSFPGGVMDPGDPDIRYTALRETYEEIGVHPDHVEVLGQLDDMVTVSNFLVTPFVGWLDRYPYEWRFSSTEVAYLLEVPLDHVRDPRNLVPDRRIINGREYVFQAYQFGNDLIWGATARMLGNFLDLLRALE, encoded by the coding sequence ATGCGCGAGCAAATCCGCCGTCTCCTCCAGGCCTACGAGCCGACCCGCCAGCAGCCCGACCCGCCGCTGCCGCCTGCCGGCGTCCTCCTGCTCCTGCACGACCGTCCCGGCGGCCCGCACATCATCTTCCAGAAGCGCACCGACCATGTCCGCGACCACAAAGGGCAGGTCAGCTTCCCGGGCGGTGTCATGGACCCGGGCGACCCCGATATTCGTTACACGGCCCTCCGCGAGACCTACGAGGAGATCGGTGTCCACCCCGACCACGTGGAGGTACTCGGCCAGCTCGACGACATGGTGACCGTCTCGAACTTTCTCGTAACCCCTTTCGTCGGCTGGCTCGACCGCTACCCGTACGAGTGGCGCTTCAGCAGCACTGAGGTCGCCTACCTGCTCGAGGTTCCGCTGGACCACGTCCGCGACCCGCGCAACCTTGTCCCCGACCGCCGCATCATCAACGGCAGGGAATACGTCTTCCAGGCCTACCAGTTCGGCAATGACCTGATCTGGGGCGCCACCGCCCGGATGCTCGGCAACTTCCTCGACCTCCTCCGGGCACTCGAATGA
- the hisB gene encoding imidazoleglycerol-phosphate dehydratase HisB, with product MAETAPIPATAPRIATVSRRTAETSIDVTLNLDGSGRFSCATGVGFLDHMLSHIAKHGVFDLEVRCEGDLWIDQHHTVEDVGICLGEALARAAGDKAGLVRAGSAYMPLDEALAFAAVDLSGRPYAVLDLKLLGRELGGLPPDLFNHFLESFAFAAKINLHLRVLYGANDHHKCEAAFKALARALDAATRFDPRRGGDIPSTKGTL from the coding sequence ATGGCCGAAACCGCCCCCATCCCCGCCACCGCCCCCCGCATCGCCACCGTCTCGCGCCGCACTGCCGAAACCAGCATCGATGTCACCCTGAACCTCGACGGCTCCGGCCGCTTCTCCTGTGCCACCGGCGTCGGCTTCCTCGACCATATGCTCTCCCACATCGCCAAGCACGGCGTCTTCGACCTCGAGGTCCGCTGCGAGGGCGACCTCTGGATTGACCAGCACCACACCGTCGAGGATGTGGGCATCTGCCTCGGCGAGGCGCTCGCAAGGGCCGCCGGCGACAAGGCCGGCCTCGTCCGTGCCGGGTCGGCCTACATGCCGCTCGACGAAGCGCTCGCGTTCGCTGCAGTCGACCTTAGCGGGCGGCCGTACGCCGTGCTCGACCTCAAGCTGCTCGGCCGTGAACTCGGCGGGCTTCCGCCGGACCTGTTCAACCACTTCCTCGAATCGTTCGCGTTCGCCGCGAAGATCAACCTCCACCTCCGTGTTCTTTATGGCGCGAACGACCACCACAAATGCGAAGCCGCCTTCAAGGCGCTGGCCCGCGCGCTCGATGCCGCCACCCGGTTCGACCCGCGGCGCGGCGGCGACATCCCCAGCACTAAAGGAACCCTCTAA
- the hisC gene encoding histidinol-phosphate transaminase, with protein sequence MALRRLLREDLDDLEEYLPVKPLDVLAAEIGVPVDRLVKLDANENLYGPRPAVREAAARAPFHIYPDPGQARLREAIAGYVGVEPGQIVAGTGADDLIDVLIRLVLPPAVVIPTPAFGMYRFLAKILRARPIEVPRRPNFDLDVVAIRHAVQHQGARLIFLTHPNNPTGNPINRAELEALLALDAIIAVDEAYIEFGGSSVVPLIAAHPNLVVLRTFSKWAGLAGLRVGYSVSAPELATHMMALKQPYNVNVAAEAAAIAAIEHRAEIAEDIAAIVAERERMSGLLAALGWLQPLPSCANFVLVAVRGRSAKEVAAALRARGILVRYYDRPDLHNYLRISAGRPEDTDALMAALEEL encoded by the coding sequence GTGGCTCTCCGCCGACTTCTGCGCGAGGACCTCGACGACCTCGAGGAATACCTCCCTGTCAAGCCGCTCGATGTCCTGGCGGCCGAGATCGGCGTGCCCGTCGACCGGTTGGTCAAGCTCGATGCCAACGAAAACCTGTACGGACCCCGGCCAGCCGTCCGCGAGGCGGCTGCCCGCGCTCCCTTCCATATCTACCCGGACCCCGGACAGGCCCGCCTCCGGGAGGCCATCGCCGGGTACGTCGGCGTCGAGCCCGGCCAGATTGTCGCCGGCACCGGCGCCGACGACCTCATTGACGTCCTCATCCGCCTTGTCCTGCCGCCGGCGGTCGTCATCCCCACGCCGGCGTTCGGCATGTACCGCTTCCTCGCAAAGATCCTCCGCGCCCGCCCGATCGAGGTGCCGCGGCGTCCGAACTTCGACCTCGACGTGGTCGCCATCCGCCACGCGGTCCAGCACCAGGGCGCCCGGCTCATTTTCTTGACGCACCCGAACAATCCGACCGGGAACCCTATCAATCGCGCCGAGCTGGAGGCCCTCCTCGCGCTTGACGCGATCATCGCCGTCGATGAGGCGTACATCGAATTTGGCGGCAGCTCGGTCGTGCCGCTCATCGCAGCCCACCCGAACCTCGTCGTCCTGCGCACCTTCAGCAAATGGGCCGGCCTCGCTGGACTCCGCGTCGGCTACAGCGTCTCAGCTCCGGAGCTGGCAACCCACATGATGGCCCTCAAGCAGCCGTACAACGTCAATGTCGCTGCTGAGGCTGCCGCGATCGCCGCCATCGAACACCGCGCAGAGATCGCCGAAGACATCGCCGCCATCGTGGCCGAGCGCGAGCGAATGTCCGGGCTCCTTGCAGCGCTTGGCTGGCTCCAGCCGCTCCCGTCCTGTGCAAACTTCGTGCTCGTCGCCGTCCGCGGCCGCTCGGCAAAGGAGGTTGCCGCTGCACTTCGCGCGCGCGGCATCCTCGTCCGCTACTACGATCGCCCCGACCTGCACAACTATCTCCGCATCAGCGCCGGCCGCCCGGAGGATACCGACGCGCTGATGGCCGCACTCGAGGAGCTCTAG